A genomic stretch from Penicillium digitatum chromosome 4, complete sequence includes:
- a CDS encoding Six-hairpin glycosidase-like yields the protein MSEPLYNAIEDYGLIGDMHTCALISKAGSLDYMCWPVFDSPTVFCRLLDDRKGGFFSVKPYKTVVDAHSKQRYLPYSNLLETRWTNEDGVATLLDYFPVTPKKGAQSSRLLSGYCPCNEPGTNRFKSGLQHSGLIRKLECSRGSMELQVQLFPAFNYARESHNTRAKLENDLSKHRLQTVHFESETERLQLEIFADSREPDKLGFPSASLKLEERDGLRGRGFVAWIRLSEGQTIHLVLHSPEKAVPSSATMAAYLLKMEEETSDYWTDWTRKCAFRGHYRETVERSLLILKLLTYKPTGAIIAAPTFSLPENVGGARNWDYRYSWVRDTAFTLYVFLKMGYSQEAEAYVNFIFERVFPHASQDLDPNSKKPFLPLMFTIRGEYDIPEVELDHLEGYKGSKPVRIGNAAVFHTQLDIYGELLDSIYLYNKHGNPITYDQWNSIRRMINYVVGVRNQKDMSIWESRGQIQNFIYSKIMMWVALDRGIRLAEKRASLPCPDRFDWIRVRDEMYDEIMTKGYNEERGHFCQSYESTEVLDASILIAPLVFFVAPNDPRFISTLKRILQSPEKEGLSSAKMVFRYDHQKANDGMTGGEGAFIMVTFWLVEAMARAAKYDVPIPNIWKLALSHFDNILSYANHLGMFSEEVAISGEQMGNSPQAFSHLACVSAAINLGRIGRVGSD from the exons ATGAGTGAACCTTTGTACAATGCCATTGAGGACTATGGCCTGATAGGGGACATGCACACCTGTGCCCTGATCAGCAAGGCCGGTAGCTTGGATTACATGTGCTGGCCAGTCTTTGACTCTCCCACCGTTTTCTGTCGCCTGCTAGACGACAGAAAAGGAGGGTTCTTCTCCGTGAAGCCCTACAAGACGGTGGTGGATGCCCACAGCAAGCAGCGGTATCTTCCATACTCCAACCTGCTTGAAACCAGGTGGACAAACGAGGATGGTGTCGCGACATTGTTGGACTACTTCCCCGTCACACCTAAGAAGGGTGCGCAGTCATCCCGGTTGTTGTCAGGATACTGTCCCTGCAATGAACCGGGCACCAATCGCTTCAAGTCTGGACTGCAGCACTCGGGTCTGATCAGAAAGCTGGAGTGTAGCCGTGGCTCGATGGAGTTGCAGGTGCAGTTGTTCCCGGCTTTTAACTATGCCCGAGAGTCGCACAATACCCGTGCAAAGCTTGAAAACGACTTGTCCAAGCACCGGCTGCAGACCGTTCACTTCGAGAGTGAGACAGAGCGGCTGCAACTGGAAATCTTTGCCGATTCACGGGAGCCAGATAAACTTGGCTTCCCCTCAGCGTCTTTGAAACTGGAAGAACGGGACGGTCTTCGTGGCCGCGGATTTGTAGCCTGGATCCGTCTGTCGGAGGGTCAAACTATTCATCTAGTGTTGCACAGTCCTGAAAAGGCTGTTCCCAGCTCGGCCACCATGGCAGCCTACCTCTTGAAAATGGAAGAGGAAACTTCTGACTATTGGACCGATTGGACACGCAAGTGTGCCTTCCGTGGTCATTACCGAGAGACAGTCGAGCGCAGCCTCCTCATTCTGAAGCTGCTGACTTACAAACCGACGGGTGCTATTATCGCGGCGCCCACCTTCTCGCTCCCCGAAAATGTGGGAGGCGCCAGAAACTGGGACTATCGGTACTCCTGGGTGCGTGACACAGCATTCACGTTGTACGTCTTTCTCAAAATGGGATACAGCCAAGAAGCGGAAGCGTATGTCAACTTCATCTTCGAGCGAGTCTTTCCGCATGCTTCCCAAGACCTTGATCCCAACAGCAAAAAGCCCTTCTTGCCGCTGATGTTCACGATCCGGGGTGAGTACGATATCCCCGAGGTGGAACTGGACCACCTCGAAGGGTACAAAGGCAGCAAGCCTGTTCGAATTGGCAATGCTGCCGTTTTCCACACGCAGCTGGACATTTACGGTGAATTGTTGGACAGTATCTATCTGTACAACAAGCACGGAAACCCCATCACCTATGATCAATGGAATTCTATCCGGCGTATGATCAACTACGTCGTCGGTGTTCGGAACCAGAAGGATATGTCCATTTGGGAATCGCGTGGCCAGATTCAAAACTTTATCTATTCGAAGATCATGATGTGGGTGGCTCTGGATCGCGGAATCCGCCTTGCGGAGAAGCGTGCTAGCCTGCCATGCCCCGATCGCTTTGATTGGATCAGGGTTCGTGATGAGATGTATGATGAAATCATGACCAAGGGGTACAACGAAGAGCGTGGCCATTTCTGCCAGAGTTATGAGAGTACTGAGGTCCTAGATGCGTCTATCTTGATTGCACCCTTGGTCTTCTTCGTTGCGCCCAATGATCCGCGATTCATCAGCACGTTGAAAAGGATTTTGCAAAGCCCCGAGAAGGAGGGTTTGTCCAGTGCCAAGATGGTGTTCCGATATGACCACCAGAAGGCCAATGATG GTATGACAGGAGGCGAGGGTGCCTTCATCATGGTCACCTTCTGGCTTGTTGAAGCCATGGCTCGT GCCGCTAAATATGATGTGCCTATTCCAAATATCTGGAAACTCGCGCTTTCGCACTTTGACAACATCCTGTCCTACGCGAATCACCTGGGAATGTTTTCTGAAGAAGTGGCTATTTCTGGTGAGCAGATGGGTAACTCGCCACAGGCTTTCAGTCACCTAGCCTGTGTTAGTGCCGCAATAAATCTGGGAAGAATTGGACGAGTTGGTAGTGATTAG